The DNA window TCGCTGCCGGTCGACCGGCTCGACGACACCGCCGAGGCGGTGAGCCGCTTCGAGAAGCGAGGGGTACGCCTGGAGGGCGCGCGGACCGCCGCCGCGCATGCCGCCGAGCAGGAGGACCAGGCTCGCCAGCGACACGACGAGGCAGTCGACCGGTTCACCGCCGCGGCGGAGACCGCACGCACCGCCCGCGCGCGGCACCAGGAGAAGGCGGAAGCGTACCGGACGCTGCGCGACAGCGTGGGCGCCGACGCGGAACGGGTGCTGGCCGACGTGGCCCGGACCGCCGATGCGATCATCGAGGCGGAGCAGGCCGTCGAGCAGGCCCGTAGCTCACTCGGCACCGCCCGGGAGCGGCGGGTAGCCGCGCTGACCCGGGTGGAGCTGGGCGAGCACGCGCTCATTGCCGCCGTCGCCGAGGCGCAGCACGACGCCCGACGGCTGCGCCCGTACGCCCAGCCGGACCTGCTGGGCCTGCTGCGCTGCCCCACCGACCTGCGCTGGCCGGCGCAGATGTCGGACGACGACCTGCATCCGCAGGTGGCGGCGCTGCACGAGGCGATCCTCGCCGCCACCCGGGAGCTGAGCCCCACCGAGACGTCACTCAAGCAGAGCGCCACCCGGCTCACCACCGCGCTGGCCGAACTGCAGGCTCAACTACCTGCCGCCGGCCTCGACCACCGGCCCGAGTGGGACACCGACGACGGGGTGATCGTGGTCCGGGTCGCCGACGAGCAGGGCCTCACCCCCGTCGCCCACTTCGCCGACCGGATCGCCCGCGAGCGTCGCGACCAGGAACAACTGCTCACCGACTCCGAGCAGCGGGTGCTGGAGGACGCCCTGCTCGGGCAACTTGCCCGGCAGATCCACCACCGGACCATTGAGGCCCGCGACCTGGTGGCGGCCATGGACAGCCAGATGCGGGCCCGGCGGATGTCGTCGGGGCTCACCGTCGGCGTCGGCTGGCGGCTCGCCGACGACCTGGACGCCGAGCAACGCGACGTCTGCAAGCTCCTCGAACGCGACCCGGCCCGGCTCGGGCCGGCCCAGCTCACCACCATGCGCCGGCACTTCGCCGCCCGGATCAAGACAGCGCGGGCCGCCGCGCCAGAACGGCCCTACCGGGAACTGCTCGGCGACGTCCTCGACTACCGCCAGTGGCGGACGTTTGCGTTCACCCTCCACCGGCCCGGCGGCGGCACGGAGGCACTGACGCGGGCCCGACACAGCCAGCTCTCCGGCGGCGAACAGTCGGTCTCCCTGCACCTGCCGCTGTTCGCCGCCGCGAATGCGCTGTTCGGCTCGGCCCGACCCGACGCACCCCGGCTGCTCGGCCTCGACGAGGCGTTCGCCGGCGTGGACGACACCGGCCGGGGTGAGCTGATGGCCCTGGCGAAACAGTTCGACCTGGACCTGTTCATGACGGGCTACGACCTCTGGGCCACCCACCCGGCGGTCAGCGGCGCCGCCCACTACGACCTGTCGCACTCCGCCGTGGAACACGCCGTGTCCACTGTGCTGCTGGTCTGGGACGGCTCGACCAACATCGCCGACTTCGACGGAACCCTGGCCCGCGCGCTCGGCTCCCCGGAGACCCGCCGCGCCCCCGGTAATCAAGCCGGAACCGACCGGACCGGTGTCCTGCTCGACCTCACCGACGAATGACCGACGGGCACGGCGAACGGCCGTCGGATCGGGCCGCCGCACACCCGCCGCTGGTGCCGGCCGGGCGGGACCTGCCGGGCGGCCCGGTAGATCTCGTCGAGCAGCCCGGCTGGCGGAGATTGCTGGCGGCCGCACGGCGCAGCCTGGAACGCAGCGGTGGCCGGCTCGACACCACCGTGACGCTTTCCATCCCCACCGACGACGAACGTCTCGTGATCATCGGCATCACCGGCACCCACCGCTCGGCCGCAGCGGCCCGCCTCAGCATCCGACTCGGTGAGGTGGACGAGCACCTGCGCGGCGCGCACGGAGTCGGCCTGGTCGAGGTGCTCACCATGACGGCGCCGCTGCGCAACCGGGCGTCCGACCGGACACGCGAGGCGGTGGCCCGCGACGCCGTCCTCGCTGCGGCCCGCGAGGGCCGACACGCCGGCACCGCCTGGTACGCCGAGTGGCTCGACGGGCTGCGCCGCGACGGCACCCTGACCCGCATCGTCCGCGCCGGACTGCCGTTCCAGGACGTGGTCCGTGTCCTGGATGCGCTGCCCGCGGCCGACGAACCGATTCCGGTCTTCGCCGACCGGGTGCTGGACGACACGAAGGCCCTCACCGACGGTCCGCTGCGCGGGCTCGTCCTCCGTGCCGCCGCCATCTGGCAGCAGACGGCGCTCCCGGTCGATGGCGAGCGGGAACGGGCGTTGTGGGAATCGGTTGGTCTGGTCCCGGACGACCTCGCCAGCCAGGTGCTGGTGCTCAACGTACGGGCCACCGGCGGGCTGGTCGGGCGGTGGCTGACGGAGGCCGCGCAGGCGGGTGTTCCGATGCGGGTGACCCTGCACCAACTGCGCTTGGCACCGCTCACACTGGACTGCGACGAGGTGTACGTCTGCGAGAACCCCGCGGTGCTTCGCGCGGCCAGCACAACGCTCGGTGCCCAGGCCCCACCGCTGATCTGCACCGAAGGAGTGCCGTCGGTCGCCGTCCACACACTGCTCGGCGCCGCTCACGGGGCGGCGATCCGGTGGCGCAACGACTTCGACTGGACCGGCGTACGACTGACTGCGGCGGCTCTCCAGCGGTATCGGGGCGCGGTGCCGTGGCGGATGACCGCGGCTGACTACCTGCCGAGGGCGGGCACCGGCACGGCACTGATCGGTACGCCCACCCGGACGCCGTGGGACGAGTCGCTGGGCGAGTCGATGCGGCGGACCGGCCGCGCGGTGATGGAGGAGCGGCTGCTCGACCTGCTGATCGCCGACCTGCGCGTGACCGGAGCCGGGTAACGGCAGGCAGGAGTTGACCGACCTGCTGGATGCCGTAAGTCGAAGCCGCAGGCCCGCGTATCGAACACGGATGTAGCCGCAGATCGAACGAGCGCCTCCTCGCAGATCGAACGTGCGCTGGTTGAGTTGACCGGTCATCGACGAGGTAGGGCGAAGGCCCGACGTCGAGCCGGACGCGGCAGATCGCAAGAGACCCTACGGCGGTCGATGGAGAAGTGATGCTGATCAGCACTTACGCACTTCGCTGAGCTTCAGCAGGCGATCACAGCGGCGCGCACGTGCGACCGGCGCAGGACACCCAGAGGAAGGAGAAGCCGCAGGTCAACTGCCCGCGGCTACAGATAGAGCGTCGTCTTAGGAAACCGATGCTCTATCCCCTGAGCTACGAGGGCGCGAGGGCCCAGTCTAGCGACCTGGGGGTTCGCCTGGGGTAGCAGGGAGTGGCCTGCGTTCACCCACGTTCCCCGGACCGCCGTTGTCCCAGCCCAGGACCACAGCTCGAGTCTCCATGTGACTCCGGTTGATCTTGGCGGGCAGGGTGAAGCGGCCGGCGCGATGGGGTCGCGCCGGCGGAGAGCGAGCTTCTTCAGGCTGCGGCGCGGACGGGTTACTGCCGGTCGGCTGAAGGTCTTGCGGTCGCGGATGAGTGCCCAGAGGACGTCGACGCGTCGTCGCGCGAGAGCGAGAATCGCTTGGCGGCGATTCTTGCCTTCGGCACGTTTCTTCTCGTAATAGGCGCGCGATATAGGGCATTCCCTGGCGGCGGTGAACGCCGCCATCCACAGAATGTGCCTCAATCTTCGGTGGTAGCGGCGAGGCTGCCGATGGTTCCCGGAAACCGTTCCCGAGTCGCGGGAGACCGGCGCCAACCGCCCAGTACCTGCAGCCCGAGCGCCAGGAACGGGCCGATCGCGGCCCCGGTGCCCAGCGCACCACCCCAGACGCCGGTCGCCCGGGCCCGCTCCGGGCCTTCCGGGTAGGCGCTGCTGATCAGACCCAGGCTGCAGGCCAGGATCGCGGCACCCCCGATGCCTTGCACGATGCGTGCCGACACCAGCAGCGTCGAGGTCGGGGCGGCCGCACCGAGCAGGGAACCGGCGGCGAGGACCACCGCGCCGGCCAGGAAGATCCGACGACGGCCGTAGTCGTCGCCGAGAGCGCCGCTGATGAGCAGGCCGGCGGCGCAGCCCACGCTCATTCCACTCAGAATCCACGCCTGCGCACCCGCGCCGGCCCCGGAGGGACCCGAAGCTCGCGGTCGGACCGGCTGGCGGTGGTCACCTGCCGCTGTAGACGGGGAGGCACGAGACCGCGCAAATCGAACACCAAGCTGCCGCATTCCGAACGCATTCTCACCGCAAATCGAACGCGAAGACCCTCGCAGATCGAAACCTTACTGGCTATCATGATGTCGTGCCGACACCGCACCTGATTCCACGTCGGGCCGCCGCGCAGGTCGACGCCGCGCTGACCGACACCCGCGTCGTCCTGATCAGCGGAGCACGCCAGACAGGCAAGAGCACGCTGGTCCGCATCGTCGCCGGCGATCGTCTCGCCGAGCGCCGCGATCTTGATCGGGCTCAGGACCGGGCGGCGGCGATCGCCGACCCGGTCGGGTTCGTGGACTCCTCCGAGCTCTTGGTCATCGACGAGATCCAGCGCGCTCCGGAGCTCCTGTTGGCCATCAAGGCAGCCGTCGACGAGGACCCGCGCCCTGGCCGGTACCTACTCACCGGATCGTCCCGCCTCTTCGGCATGGTGGCCGCCCCGGACGCCCTGCCCGGCCGGATGGAAACCGTCGAACTCTGGCCGCTGTCTCAGGGCGAACTCGACCAAGCGCCGGACGGATTCGTCGATGCCGTCTTCACGCTCGGTCCGGACCTGCGACACGAGTCGGACGTGACCCGCGCCGACTACGCAGCCAGGATCGTGCGCGGCGGCCTACCCGAGGCCACCACCCGCACCGACCCACGCCGCCGCCAACGATTCCTCGACGCCTACGTCCAGGCGCTCATCGACCGCGACGTCCGCCAACTGTCCGACATCCAGCACAAGGGCGAACTCCGCAAGCTGGTACGCCTCCTCGCGGCCAGGTCCGCGACCATCATCGCCGCCAACTCCCTCGAATCCGCACTCGGGCTGAGCCGGCCGACGATCGCCCGCTACCTCCAGGCGCTGGAAGAGATCTTCCTGATCAGACGGATTCCCGGCTGGTCCCGCAACATCGGCACCCGCGCCACCGCCGCGCCAAAGCTGATCTTCGTCGACTCGGGCATCGCCGCCAACGAGACCGCGACCGACGCCCGGGCACTGCTGCGGCCGG is part of the Micromonospora sp. WMMD980 genome and encodes:
- a CDS encoding TIGR02679 family protein, whose amino-acid sequence is MTDGHGERPSDRAAAHPPLVPAGRDLPGGPVDLVEQPGWRRLLAAARRSLERSGGRLDTTVTLSIPTDDERLVIIGITGTHRSAAAARLSIRLGEVDEHLRGAHGVGLVEVLTMTAPLRNRASDRTREAVARDAVLAAAREGRHAGTAWYAEWLDGLRRDGTLTRIVRAGLPFQDVVRVLDALPAADEPIPVFADRVLDDTKALTDGPLRGLVLRAAAIWQQTALPVDGERERALWESVGLVPDDLASQVLVLNVRATGGLVGRWLTEAAQAGVPMRVTLHQLRLAPLTLDCDEVYVCENPAVLRAASTTLGAQAPPLICTEGVPSVAVHTLLGAAHGAAIRWRNDFDWTGVRLTAAALQRYRGAVPWRMTAADYLPRAGTGTALIGTPTRTPWDESLGESMRRTGRAVMEERLLDLLIADLRVTGAG
- a CDS encoding transposase, giving the protein MAPVSRDSGTVSGNHRQPRRYHRRLRHILWMAAFTAARECPISRAYYEKKRAEGKNRRQAILALARRRVDVLWALIRDRKTFSRPAVTRPRRSLKKLALRRRDPIAPAASPCPPRSTGVTWRLELWSWAGTTAVRGTWVNAGHSLLPQANPQVARLGPRALVAQGIEHRFPKTTLYL
- a CDS encoding MFS transporter; protein product: MRQLGVRFARSRASPSTAAGDHRQPVRPRASGPSGAGAGAQAWILSGMSVGCAAGLLISGALGDDYGRRRIFLAGAVVLAAGSLLGAAAPTSTLLVSARIVQGIGGAAILACSLGLISSAYPEGPERARATGVWGGALGTGAAIGPFLALGLQVLGGWRRSPATRERFPGTIGSLAATTED
- a CDS encoding ATP-binding protein encodes the protein MPTPHLIPRRAAAQVDAALTDTRVVLISGARQTGKSTLVRIVAGDRLAERRDLDRAQDRAAAIADPVGFVDSSELLVIDEIQRAPELLLAIKAAVDEDPRPGRYLLTGSSRLFGMVAAPDALPGRMETVELWPLSQGELDQAPDGFVDAVFTLGPDLRHESDVTRADYAARIVRGGLPEATTRTDPRRRQRFLDAYVQALIDRDVRQLSDIQHKGELRKLVRLLAARSATIIAANSLESALGLSRPTIARYLQALEEIFLIRRIPGWSRNIGTRATAAPKLIFVDSGIAANETATDARALLRPGAPFGPLLESFVLSELSRQLTWSEQPVDLSHYRDQSRYEVDAVLENRAGHVVGIEVKAATTVGPDDFRGLRRLADRLGDDFLAGIVLYTGSSTLPFGERLRAMPVSALWQVSASTAG